A genomic region of Cydia splendana chromosome 17, ilCydSple1.2, whole genome shotgun sequence contains the following coding sequences:
- the LOC134798986 gene encoding uncharacterized protein LOC134798986, translated as MMPPLEIAQSPDYISLLTRYIENCYDAVNHAALDAESGTILTVAASDVFGGYLKMVGLPVTKLAYYNGDVPTKDAMKLFKYYNDIKDQLHTNGKGWSEPPKNIPKLQNARGVRSNTPTPRIKHPCKRLLYLNTDQKNVTMPLPSIDWKTRTMFVPLRNQPKPMDLKSPLVSSVLGHFHQVASACERSINPERKYFQGSFEEWVNHAVVPHLSDDDLYTGFKGILSLIDNNNLLANPECKKIECKKQHSSFLNIFHNMSKKAMVIAIILILELICCIPTLLYCVMKKKCSLTKSPSLNKVHIHNRKGGNKPVFYELSTSPSSSFHSETKITSRVHSSNSKKFMKNKVSSELSNATGSRRSYSSIDASTTADESLPIIKSSHQTIISPSKQALRYKDTETDEIDVAQIQTQVSKTWLPRSSSSTAKHTDDTGVTVTLSSVLPQDKSTSKVLRKSKRFKPRHVVPSLGTSNANYSSENIKENQENNISTVKELKLELFDDGMDSLPFNTLMVCNSDKTIEFESPRASRTHTKNSEIDINRSMKEKESQKRVDKYSRPRGEKSRHTMIKKPEVTPPKKGILKFDKTKASKIPKIIHSPRSTHVCSVPRFKRLDPESGRKSMIPKARQSIPERALDDSALASSSPRTGKLNVTL; from the exons ATGATGCCTCCATTAGAGATCGCGCAAAGCCCTGATTACATAAGTTTATTAACCCGTTATATAGAAAACTGCTACGATGCCGTGAACCATGCGGCTTTGGATGCCGAATCCGGGACAATCCTAACAGTTGCCGCGTCCGATGTTTTCGGGGGCTATCTAAAAATGGTCGGTTTACCTGTGACGAAGCTAGCTTACTACAACGGCGATGTACCCACAAAAGATGCCATGAAGCTGTTTAAATACTACAATGATATTAAAGACCAGCTGCATACGAATGGTAAAGGCTGGTCGGAGCCGCCTAAAAACATTCCTAAACTTCAAAACGCTCGTGGCGTTCGATCAAACACGCCAACGCCGAGAATAAAGCATCCTTGCAAACGGCTTTTGTACTTGAACACCGATCAAAAAAATGTGACTATGCCGCTACCGTCCATAGATTGGAAGACGCGTACGATGTTTGTACCGTTAAGGAACCAGCCAAAACCAATGGATTTAAAGTCTCCGCTCGTCAGCTCAGTCCTGGGGCACTTCCACCAGGTGGCCTCGGCCTGCGAGCGCTCCATCAATCCCGAGCGCAAGTACTTTCAAGGCTCGTTCGAAGAATGGGTGAACCATGCCGTAGTTCCACATCTCAGCGATGATGACCTGTACACGGGTTTCAAAGGCATTTTATCATTAATAGATAACAATAATCTATTAGCAAATCCTGAatgtaaaaaaattgaatgTAAGAAACAGCACAGCTCCTTTCTGAATATATTCCATAACATGTCAAAGAAGGCGATGGTAATAGCAATCATATTGATTCTCGAATTAATATGTTGTATCCCTACTCTCCTGTATTGCGTAATGAAAAAGAAATGTTCTTTAACTAAGTCGCCCTCATTGAATAAGGTTCATATACATAATAGAAAAGGTGGTAACAAACCTGTTTTTTATGAGCTCAGCACTTCACCGAGTTCATCATTCCATAGTGAAACTAAGATTACTTCGAGGGTGCATTCTAGTAACAGCAAGAAGTTTATGAAGAACAAGGTTAGCTCCGAACTGTCTAATGCTACGGGTTCCCGCCGCTCATATTCCTCAATCGACGCGTCCACCACGGCAGACGAATCCCTTCCTATAATAAAATCTTCCCATCAAACGATTATATCACCAAGCAAACAAGCTCTCCGATACAAGGATACTGAAACTGATGAAATTGACGTTGCTCAAATCCAAACTCAGGTGTCTAAAACATGGCTACCTAGAAGTTCATCCAGTACTGCAAAACACACCGATGATACCGGTGTAACGGTTACTTTATCATCAGTGCTTCCACAGGATAAAAGCACTTCCAAAGTATTAAGAAAATCAAAGCGCTTCAAACCACGACATGTTGTACCATCACTCGGCACTTCTAATGCCAATTACTCCTCAGAAAACATCAAGGAAAATCAGGAAAACAACATTTCCACTGTCAAGGAACTCAAATTAGAATTATTCGATGATGGAATGGATAGTTTACCTTTTAATACTCTGATGGTATGTAACAGTGATAAAACTATCGAATTCGAGTCACCTCGCGCGAGCAGAACTCATACTAAAAATAGCGAAATTGATATCAATCGATCAATGAAAGAAAAGGAGAGCCAAAAAAGAGTGGATAAATACAGTCGGCCGCGGGGTGAGAAATCGAGACACACAATGATTAAGAAGCCTGAAGTAACGCCACCGAAAAAAGGAATATTAAAGTTTGATAAAACAAAAGCAAGCAAGATTCCGAAGATAATTCATTCACCGAGGAGTACACATGTATGTTCTGTACCAAG GTTTAAAAGACTAGATCCGGAGAGTGGTCGTAAGAGTATGATCCCGAAAGCGCGCCAGAGCATTCCAGAGCGCGCGCTGGACGACAGTGCGCTAGCCAGCAGCAGCCCGAGAACAGGGAAGTTGAATGTTACTCTGTAA